The proteins below are encoded in one region of Bacteroides uniformis:
- a CDS encoding porin, which yields MKKFLYVAMLAVLPLTAMAQHEEDTENGVVSLAGREGFTIETKKGDFVFKPYLLVQTSANFNWYDDEGLDKAYNQDNIANSGFSIPYAVLGFTGKAFGKVAFNLSINAAASGGALLQQAWFDVQLKKQFAIRVGKFKTPFSHAYLTTLGETLLPQLPVSLTSSVILPYSLNAVTPNIGTGFDLGVEIHGLVADKFGYEVGLFNGTGASVNTASKTMSDDWHIPSLLYAGRLTYMPKGVMPSTQGNPNRLNEDKILFGLSGSINVESENESTNDTRVGLEFAMLKNKLYLAAEAYYMNVGFTKRQKINESYSFLGGYVQGGYFVAPRLQLAARYDIFNRNGTDDDGFLNMPAVGMNYFFRGCNLKLQAMYQYVARWGHDTQLDRDNDNLGLATHSATVMLQYTF from the coding sequence ATGAAGAAATTTTTATATGTCGCCATGCTGGCTGTTTTGCCTTTGACCGCTATGGCGCAACATGAGGAAGATACGGAGAATGGTGTAGTGTCATTGGCCGGAAGAGAAGGTTTTACCATTGAAACAAAGAAAGGTGATTTTGTTTTCAAGCCTTATCTGTTGGTACAAACGAGTGCTAATTTCAATTGGTATGATGATGAAGGCTTGGATAAGGCTTATAACCAAGATAATATTGCCAATTCGGGTTTTTCCATTCCTTATGCCGTACTTGGCTTTACTGGCAAGGCTTTTGGAAAAGTAGCTTTCAATCTGTCCATCAATGCTGCTGCAAGTGGAGGAGCGCTGTTACAGCAGGCGTGGTTTGATGTACAGCTGAAAAAACAATTTGCGATTCGTGTCGGAAAGTTCAAGACTCCATTTTCGCATGCCTATCTGACAACTCTTGGCGAAACACTGCTTCCCCAGTTGCCGGTTTCTCTGACGTCTTCTGTAATTTTGCCTTATTCGTTGAATGCCGTGACGCCTAATATCGGTACGGGATTTGACCTGGGTGTTGAAATTCACGGTCTGGTGGCAGATAAGTTCGGTTATGAAGTCGGCTTGTTCAATGGAACCGGAGCTTCCGTGAATACAGCTTCAAAGACGATGAGTGATGACTGGCATATCCCTTCATTGCTGTATGCCGGACGTCTGACTTATATGCCCAAGGGGGTGATGCCTTCCACACAAGGTAATCCTAACCGTTTGAACGAGGATAAGATATTATTCGGTCTTTCGGGTTCTATCAATGTGGAGAGTGAAAATGAGAGTACCAATGATACCCGTGTGGGGTTGGAATTTGCCATGTTGAAGAACAAGCTCTATCTGGCGGCTGAAGCTTATTATATGAATGTAGGTTTCACCAAACGGCAAAAGATAAATGAATCGTATAGCTTTTTAGGCGGTTATGTGCAAGGTGGTTACTTTGTCGCTCCCCGCCTACAGCTTGCCGCACGCTACGATATCTTCAATCGTAACGGTACGGATGACGACGGTTTCCTGAATATGCCTGCTGTAGGTATGAATTACTTTTTCAGAGGATGCAACCTGAAATTGCAGGCAATGTATCAGTATGTAGCCCGTTGGGGACACGACACGCAGCTCGACCGTGATAATGATAATTTAGGTCTGGCCACTCACTCTGCCACGGTGATGCTTCAATATACATTCTAA
- a CDS encoding di-heme oxidoredictase family protein: MNRLMRYSCLLLCLSAGLTACDDDGIDVLDIEIPEGYALSAGTSTIFMNSSKAYDSPADWVSGVYNSRFNDGDGLYDDVRTSSNGMGGGLGPVYAGYSCGSCHRNAGRTKPTLWSEGGSGSYGFSSMLVYISRKNGAFFQDYGRVLHDQAIYGVKPEGKLSVEYTYETFTFPDGEKYELCRPAYSISEWYADSIKPEDMFCTVRIPLRHVGMGQMMALEPTEIEALAAKSNYPEYGISGRCNYITERGVRSLGLSGNKAQHADLTVELGFSSDMGVTNSRYPEEICEGQSQVNQGSMMGLSYAQLDVSTEDMEDVDLYMQSLGVPARRNVNDPQVIRGEQNFYKAKCHLCHVTTLHTKPRGSVLLNGTRLPWLGSQTIHPYSDFLLHDMGSEIMGVGLNDNYVSGLARGNEWRTTPLWGIGLQEKVNGHTYFLHDGRARNLVEAIMWHGGEGEASKNLFKNMSKDDRDALIVFLNSL, encoded by the coding sequence ATGAATCGTTTAATGAGATATTCATGTCTTCTCCTTTGTTTGTCGGCAGGTTTGACTGCTTGTGATGATGATGGGATTGACGTGTTGGATATAGAGATTCCTGAAGGATACGCTCTGTCTGCCGGAACGTCCACAATCTTCATGAATTCATCTAAGGCCTATGATTCACCGGCAGACTGGGTGTCGGGTGTTTACAACAGTCGCTTTAATGATGGTGACGGGCTTTACGATGATGTGCGTACGAGTAGCAATGGCATGGGAGGTGGTCTTGGCCCGGTCTATGCGGGGTATTCTTGTGGCAGTTGTCATCGTAATGCCGGCCGTACCAAACCGACGCTGTGGAGTGAAGGTGGATCGGGTAGTTACGGGTTTTCCTCGATGCTGGTTTATATAAGCCGCAAGAATGGTGCGTTTTTTCAGGATTATGGTCGTGTCCTCCATGACCAGGCAATTTATGGAGTGAAACCGGAGGGGAAGCTTTCTGTGGAGTATACTTATGAGACTTTTACCTTTCCCGACGGAGAGAAGTATGAACTTTGCAGACCGGCTTATTCCATATCCGAATGGTATGCTGACAGTATAAAGCCTGAAGATATGTTCTGTACGGTGCGTATCCCGTTGAGACATGTCGGTATGGGGCAAATGATGGCTTTGGAACCTACGGAGATTGAAGCGCTTGCTGCAAAAAGTAATTATCCGGAGTATGGTATAAGTGGCCGTTGCAATTACATTACCGAACGTGGTGTGAGAAGCTTGGGGCTGTCGGGAAATAAGGCTCAACATGCGGATTTGACTGTTGAACTTGGTTTTTCAAGTGATATGGGTGTTACCAATAGCCGCTATCCGGAAGAGATATGCGAGGGGCAGTCCCAGGTGAATCAAGGCAGCATGATGGGGCTTTCTTATGCCCAGTTGGATGTTTCTACAGAAGATATGGAAGATGTTGACTTGTATATGCAGAGTCTTGGTGTTCCTGCACGGCGTAATGTGAATGACCCGCAGGTGATAAGGGGAGAACAGAATTTCTATAAAGCCAAGTGCCATCTTTGCCATGTCACCACGTTGCATACCAAGCCTCGGGGCTCCGTGCTGTTGAACGGTACCCGTTTGCCATGGTTGGGAAGTCAGACAATTCACCCCTATTCGGATTTTTTGCTGCATGATATGGGCTCCGAAATTATGGGAGTCGGTCTGAATGACAACTATGTAAGTGGGTTGGCGCGTGGCAATGAATGGCGCACTACTCCGCTTTGGGGTATCGGGCTTCAGGAAAAGGTAAACGGACATACCTACTTCTTGCACGATGGTCGTGCTCGCAATCTTGTTGAAGCCATAATGTGGCATGGGGGAGAGGGAGAAGCATCGAAAAATCTCTTTAAGAACATGAGTAAGGATGACCGTGATGCCCTGATTGTATTTTTAAATTCACTTTAG
- a CDS encoding imelysin family protein, with amino-acid sequence MRKNFFYAAALVLGLAFTATACSDDDDNSTVNPADIEYNSENAASWHNYMRNVAALLKADATNLYDSWNTSYKGGASFATSFKAHNGAYNFSSAWNCIEQVIDGCVEISNEVGETKIGDPYNKYMANNVTEALYAVESWYSWHSRDDYTNNIYSIRNAYYGSLDGKVSDKSISKLVAGVNAELDMKVSAAITTAASAIQAIPQPFRNNINSQETVAAIKACEELESVLDKELKPYIRDNSTINSNEALDPIVENYVNVVVLPTYKDLKEKNSTLYDAVVALANNPSNSAFETACNAWITAREPWEESEAFLFGPVDELGLDPNMDSWPLDQNAIVQILNSQKWGDLEWSEGDDDAKVESAQNVRGFHTLEFLLFKDGKPRTVK; translated from the coding sequence ATGAGGAAAAATTTCTTTTATGCGGCAGCTTTGGTATTAGGGCTGGCATTTACGGCTACTGCTTGTAGCGATGATGATGACAACAGTACAGTTAATCCTGCTGACATTGAGTATAACTCGGAGAATGCGGCAAGTTGGCACAACTACATGAGAAATGTGGCGGCTTTGTTGAAGGCAGATGCCACCAATCTTTATGATTCTTGGAATACGAGTTATAAGGGTGGGGCAAGTTTTGCAACTTCCTTCAAAGCTCATAATGGTGCCTATAACTTTTCAAGTGCCTGGAACTGTATAGAGCAGGTTATCGACGGTTGTGTTGAAATCTCCAATGAGGTAGGTGAGACGAAGATTGGTGATCCATATAATAAATATATGGCAAACAATGTTACAGAGGCCCTCTATGCTGTTGAGTCATGGTATAGCTGGCATTCCCGTGATGATTATACCAATAATATTTACTCAATCCGCAATGCCTATTACGGCTCTTTGGACGGTAAGGTGAGCGACAAGTCAATTTCAAAATTGGTGGCTGGAGTCAATGCGGAGTTGGATATGAAAGTGTCGGCAGCTATCACTACGGCAGCATCGGCTATTCAGGCTATTCCCCAACCTTTCCGTAATAATATCAACAGTCAGGAAACGGTAGCGGCTATCAAGGCTTGTGAAGAACTGGAAAGTGTATTGGATAAGGAGTTGAAACCTTATATCAGGGACAATAGCACCATTAACAGCAATGAAGCACTTGACCCGATTGTTGAAAATTATGTCAATGTTGTGGTTTTGCCTACCTATAAGGATTTGAAGGAGAAGAATAGTACGCTGTATGACGCTGTGGTGGCTCTTGCCAACAATCCCTCTAACAGTGCTTTTGAGACGGCATGCAATGCTTGGATAACAGCCCGTGAACCTTGGGAGGAAAGTGAGGCGTTCCTATTTGGGCCGGTGGATGAGCTGGGACTTGACCCGAATATGGATAGTTGGCCTTTGGACCAGAACGCCATTGTCCAGATTCTGAATTCCCAGAAATGGGGCGATTTGGAATGGAGCGAGGGTGATGATGATGCAAAAGTTGAATCTGCCCAAAATGTACGCGGATTCCATACTTTGGAATTCCTGCTTTTCAAGGATGGCAAGCCTCGTACAGTTAAATAA